In Xyrauchen texanus isolate HMW12.3.18 chromosome 23, RBS_HiC_50CHRs, whole genome shotgun sequence, a genomic segment contains:
- the LOC127663483 gene encoding kazal-type serine protease inhibitor domain-containing protein 1-like, which translates to MFASISDSYYLEHVDRFDWQKSIKPGEECPKKCHPEWCPDVRQLQGWECGNGEGQLCDPEPQTRSTLYGHCAEGLRCRAPHRNKAGEPRAICVCTKQEAICGSNGKTYKNVCQLRVAQHKQSKGQMLTMVHHGPCKAKPRITYAPIDIITPKGSDVIFSCDVSSYPLASILWSKEGNIVSFPADDSSRAVQARGGPRRFELTGWLQIQGVGPNDAGVYTCTARNAFGEVSASARLQVTHTGTQLNKDLQQNEKGVYQILDKEENIDDEDYEGQPSGNMYS; encoded by the exons ATGTTTGCTTCAATATCTGACTCTTACTATCTAGAGCATGTAGACCGTTTCGACTGGCAGAAGAGCATTAAACCAGGGGAGGAGTGCCCTAAAAAGTGCCACCCTGAGTGGTGCCCAGATGTCAGGCAGCTGCAGGGCTGGGAATGTGGGAACGGCGAGGGGCAACTGTGTGACCCAGAGCCCCAAACCAGGTCTACTTTATACGGGCATTGTGCTGAAGGTCTTCGCTGCAGAGCTCCACACAGAAACAAAGCAGGTGAACCCAGAGCGATCTGCGTGTGCACCAAGCAAGAAGCTATTTGTGGTTCAAATGGGAAGACATATAAGAATGTATGTCAATTGCGGGTGGCCCAACACAAGCAAAGCAAGGGGCAGATGCTGACAATGGTACATCACGGACCCTGCAAGGCAA AGCCGAGGATCACTTATGCTCCCATTGACATCATCACACCCAAAGGAAGTGACGTCATCTTTTCCTGCGATGTGTCGTCATATCCATTGGCCTCGATTCTGTGGAGCAAAGAGGGGAATATTGTTTCTTTTCCTGCTGATGACTCAAGCAGGGCTGTACAG GCCCGTGGAGGCCCTCGGCGGTTTGAGTTGACCGGCTGGTTACAGATTCAGGGAGTCGGTCCGAACGATGCAGGTGTGTACACATGTACCGCCAGGAACGCCTTCGGAGAAGTCTCTGCCTCCGCCAGATTACAGGTTACACACACAG GCACTCAGCTGAACAAGGATCTCCAGCAGAATGAAAAAGGAGTCTATCAAATATTGGACAAAGAGGAGAACATAGATGATGAAGATTACGAGGGCCAGCCAAGTGGAAATATGTATTCGTAA